In Anopheles gambiae chromosome 2, idAnoGambNW_F1_1, whole genome shotgun sequence, a single window of DNA contains:
- the LOC1274579 gene encoding lipid droplet-associated hydrolase, with amino-acid sequence MYCKLFCGVARRAHLTAASVRSTFTPYRQTGNTASIMQESYPVIAKVPTHILTWGKWIEESLGDQKEIVLCITGNPGLPGFYTKFLSTVYECLNKELPVWVIGQAGHDEADESPYKKPVPALKGNEEMFNLKGQLQHKIEFIRKYVPEDVKIHLIGHSIGAYMALELLKVPDISDRIQHCYFLFPTLERMAKSRNGFIVTRIINPMWCVWQWFYRMFDMLPLFIRTWIIYMYYLVDGIPKYYLGTGLKYMNPSVIDKIWFLAIDEMEKVKDLDMDTLIKNKQRIKLYYGSKDGWVPVQYYHDLKQRIPDIDAELCTRNYEHAFVLRSAAQMGFSVGEWILKYRA; translated from the exons ATGTATTGTAAACTTTTTTGCGGAGTGGCAAGACGAGCTCATCTCACTGCTGCATCCGTTCGGTCGACCTTTACTCCGTACAGACAAACCGGCAATACGGCAAGCATCATGCAAGAGTCTTATCCAGTCATCGCAAAAGTCCCTACCCATATACTAACGTGGGGTAAGTGGATCGAAGAATCGCTTGGCGATCAGAAGGAAATCGTGCTGTGCATTACCGGTAACCCAGGACTGCCTGGTTTTTACACGAAGTTTCTCTCCACCGTATATGAGTGCTTGAACAAAGAACTGCCAGTGTGGGTAATAG GTCAGGCGGGCCACGATGAAGCAGATGAAAGCCCGTACAAGAAACCGGTGCCCGCATTGAAAGGGAACGAAGAAATGTTTAACTTAAAAGGACAGCTACAGCACAAGATAGAGTTCATACGGAAGTACGTTCCCGAGGATGTAAAAATTCATCTAATCGGTCACTCGATAGGAGCGTACATGGCGCTGGAACTGCTCAAAGTTCCTGACATAAGCGACCGCATTCAACATTGCTACTTTCTCTTTCCCACCCTGGAACGGATGGCCAAATCGAGGAACGGTTTCATAGTGACCAGAATCATTAATCCTATGTGGTGCGTGTGGCAATGGTTTTACCGAATGTTCGACATGCTGCCCTTGTTTATCCGGACTTGGATTATCTACATGTACTATCTGGTGGATGGAATACCAAAGTACTACCTAGGAACCGGTCTGAAGTATATGAATCCCAGCGTAATAGATAAAATATGGTTCCTGGCAATTGATGAGATGGAAAAGGTAAAGGACCTGGATATGGATACCCTCATCAAGAACAAGCAGCGCATTAAGCTGTATTATGGCAGTAAGGATGGATGGGTACCGGTACAGTACTACCATGATCTGAAGCAACGTATCCCAGATATTGATGCTGAACTGTGCACCAGGAACTATGAGCATGCATTTGTATTGCGTTCAGCGGCTCAGATGGGCTTTTCTGTCGGTGAGTGGATCTTAAAATATCGTGCATAa